GGACCAGGATGGTCCCGCTCCTTTCCCATCCGTTAAAACCGCCACGTCACCGACACGCGGAACATGCGTGGCTCGATGGGGTGGATGTGGCGGTCTGTCACCGGAGCCAATTCGCCAGGAAGCTGGCTTTCGTAAAGGTATTCGATGTCATTGTCGGCACGGTTGATCAGATTGAGGCAGTCCACCGCGACTTCCCAGTTCTTGCGGCGGTAGCCGACGCGGGCGTTCACTTGAAAAGATTCGCGCGCCTGCACATCGCTCGTTTCATGCAGCGGGCGTGGGCCGAAGTAGCGGCCGCGCAGCGAGCCGAAGAAGCCTTCGGGTCCGCCAAGCGTGATGCCCGCATTGACGGTGTAGGGGATGGAGCCGGGAATCTCCTCGCTGGAAGGATTGGCGGTGCGCAGATGCGCGTCCGTCCAGGTGGCCTCGAGATCCACCGTAGCCCAGTCGGTGGGCCGCCAGTAGCTGGCCAGTTCCACACCGTAGCGTTGGGATGCCGGTCCGGGTTCGGTGTTTCCAGCATCGCCGACATAGAGCAGCTCTGAATCGCTGCGCATCAGCCAGAACGAGAGCGTGTTCACCATCTTCGGAATGGATTCATTACGAATGCCAAATTCAGCGCCGTAAGTGCGCACCATCGGATCCACGCGATCGGCCGGGCCGCCCGTGGAGGGATCGGTGACGATGTTCACCCCGCGTGCATCGTTGCTGTGAAAGCCGAGTCCGCCGTTGACATAGAACTCCGTGTCCGCCCACGGCCCGAACACGACGCTGAGCTTCGGGCTGACCATGCCTTTGGAAAGCGTGCCGGTGTTTTCCGGCAGCGTGCTGTGCTGCACATCGAAGTGGATCAAATCCGCGCGCACGCCTGGAATGATGCGCAGCCAGCCGGTGGGTTTGAACTCCAGCTCGGAGTACAAACCGTAGGTCGCCTGGAAGATGTCATCCTTGCGCACCACGTTGAAGCGGTCGCGATTCATGGTGTTGTACAGACCGAGTCCGTTCATCCATTCGCCACGCAACTGCACGCCGAGCGTGAAACGCTGCTCATGGCCCAGCGCGTCAAAGCGCCAGTCGCGGGCCAGTTCACCGCCGATGAACCAGCGCTGGTCCTGTTGCTCGAACTGGTCGCCAACAGGGGCGGCGTTGTCCATGAAGTAGGTGAAGTTCGAGAACAGGTCGAGATCATAGTAGCCCACGTACGCGTTTGCCCGCGTGGTGGTGCGGCCTTCTTCACGCGTCCAGTCGAACGCCAGGCTGTAGCGCCGCGAGTTGCCGCCGTTCGTTGGGTCGATGAAGCCGAAGCGGTCGATCATGCCGGCGTCAATCGCACGCTGCGGAATCTGGTCGGTGGAGGTCCAGTCGCCTTGGTAGCCCATGGCGGTGATGTTGATCCTGTCCGTGCCGTCCTCCCAGTGCCAGCGTAGCAAGCCGTTCCAGCGCGTGGCGTCCGAATTCAGCGCCCACGGGCCGTTGTAGAACTGGTGCTCCAGCGCCACCGTGAGTTTTCCAGTACCGGCCTGGATCGTGTCCGCGATCAGCGTGCGTGAGAACTCATACTCGCCCCAAGTGGATGTCAGGATGCCCTGCGGCAGCTCATCCAGCAGCTTGAAGCGCGCGGCGCCGGTGGAACTGAGATCGCCATGCTGGGCAAAGTAATTGCCCTTCCAGTATTCCAGCTCGCCCACCAGTTCCGGGATGATGAAATTCACATCCGCATAGCCCTGGCCGTGCGCGTGGTTGCGGAAGTTCACCGGCATGCCATCGACATACATCAGGAAGTCGGTGCCGTGGTCGAGGTTCGTGCCGCGCAGGAAATACTGGTTCGCCTTGCCATCTCCGCTGTGCTGCGTGGCGATGAAGCCGGGAATGCTCTCCAGCAGCTCCCCGCGGCGCGAAAACGGCCTTTCGAGCAGCTCCTTGGCACTCGTCTGGCCTTTCGAGGCCGAGGTGGCGACGCCGATCAAACTCTCGGCCTTGCCTTCGATGATGATTTCCTTCAGCTCGGTGGGCTGGCCTGGTGGTTCTGGTGTTTGCGCCTGAAGACAGAACGGCAGCACAAGGATGCCGAGGGAGATGGGGAAGGGATGGCGGAACGGCATGCGAAGGACGGTGGTCGCCTTTTTGGACGACCTTTTTGAGCTGAACCCATGAAATGACGGCAGATTTTGATCTTTGACCTGCCCGCGGCTAGTTTCGCCATCTCATGGCAACCAAACAGACGCGCATTCTTCTGGCCGATGATCACGCCGTCGTACGCAACGGCTTCCGCATGATCCTGGCCGCGCAGTGGGACATGGAGGTCGTGGGCGAGGCCTCCAATGGCCGGGAGGCTGTCGAGATGGCCTCAAAGCTCACGCCCGATGTCGTGGTGATGGATGTGACGATGCCGGAGCTCAATGGCATCGAGGCCGCGCGGCAGATTTCCAAGGCGCTGCCGAAAACCCGCATCCTGGCGCTGTCGATGCAGAAGGACTCCGTCTATGTGCGCGAGATGCTGCGGGCCGGTGCCAAGGGCTATCTGCTCAAAGACTGCGATGAAAAAGATCTGCTGGATGCCGTGCGTGCCGTGGCGGTCGGGAAAGGCTGGCTCAGCCCCGAAGTGAGCGATGCCGTGCTCGACGACTACCGCAAACACGTCACGAACCCGATCGATCTGCTCTCTCCACGCGAGCGCGAGGTGCTGCAAATGATCGCGGAGAGCAAGACGAACAAGGAGATCGCCACCGCGCTGAGTCTGAGCGTTTACACCGTCGAGGCGCATCGAGGCCGCATCATGGAGAAGCTGAATCTGCACTCGATCGGTGAACTGGTGCGCTTCGCGGTCCGCAATGGCCTGATTGACTGACTTCCATGGCCCTCACCTTTTTCCGTATCACCGAGAGCAATGTGTTGCGCGTGCTGGCGCTGGGATTTGTGCTGGTGATGACGCTGCTGGGTGCGGCGGGCCTCATCGCCGTGCGGCAGAGTCAGCGCATTCGTGCGAGCGTGGCGCAGCTCGCCCGTGATCAGCTTCTCATCGCACGCCTCGTGCATGACGTGCAGATGGAGGAGAATGCGATGACCGAGGTGCTGCATCAGCTCGCCCAGTTCCAGCCGAAGCCGCCGGATCACGCGGCACTGCTGCGGGATCTCGATGAGAGCGACAAACAGCTCGCACGTCTCTCCAGTGAGGCACGCGCGGCGGCGGGTGAGGCGCTGTGGCGGGATCTTGAGGCGAGCGTCAAAGCCTTCACTCACGAGGCGCACCGCGTGCTGGAAACAGGTGCCGCCATGCCGCGGGAAAATCTGGAGTCGCTCTTCAAGCATCACGATCATGTGGTGGATCTGGTCAACAAGCTCGTCCAGGCCAGTTCCGACCGCCTTGCGGCTGCGGAGCGTGAGATCGAACAGCAATCACAGGAACTGGGTGATGATGCGGCGCTGCTGCTGGGCTCCAGCTTCGTTCTCGCGGCGATTTGCGCGTTGTTGACGGTTGGATTCACGCGCAAAAGCCTCCACCGCATCCGCTGGCAGTCTGACGAGCTGAACCGAGTCTCCTGGCACATGCTGCAAACGCAGGAGGAGACGGCACGCCGCTTTTCCCATGAGTTGCACGACGAGCTGGGCCAGTCGCTGGCTGCCGTGCGATCAAACCTGACCAAAGGAGCCACGCGGGACTTTGATTCTCTACGCGCTGACTGCCTGCACCTGGTGGATGAATCCATCGCGAACGTGCGTGAGCTGTCACAACTGCTGCGGCCGGTGATTCTTGATGATTTCGGCCTGGATGCCGGCCTGCGCTGGTTGACCGAGAAATTTGGCCAGCGTGTGCGAGTGGGAGTCGAATATGAGTCCCGGCTGGCGCAGCGCCTGCACAGTGACACGGAGACGCATCTCTTCCGCATCGCCCAGGAGGCACTGACAAACATCGCGCGTCACTCTCAAGCCACCAAAGTGCTCATCACGCTCGAAGCGGAGGTGGCGATTGTGCGCCTGACGATTCAGGACAATGGGCTTGGCCTTTCGCCCGACCGGCAGGAGTCCCCGGCCAGTCTGGGCCTCATCGGCATGCAGGCGCGCGCACGTGAATGCGGCGGCACGCTCGATCTCCAGCCCGTGCAGCCGAATGGGCTGCGCATCGTCGTGGAAGTGCCGCTGCGGCTGGCAGCGCCAGAGGCATAGGCATCAGGACTTCCCAAATGGCCGCTTCGACATCAGCCACACCGTGATGGTGTGATTGTTTTCCCAAACGATGCCGCCACGGCGTTGCACCGTCTGTTCCATGAAGCCGATCTCCAGCTTCGTGGTGTCGCTCAACTGGCGGCCGAGGCCGATAAATGCGCGGTTTTGGTCGAGGTAGTTCATGGAGACGTTGCTGCCGAAGTTGAAGAAGAGCTCGTCCCACAGGGCGAGATACCATTTTTTGTCGTCGCTGAGCGGAATAGTGGTGCGCAGCATATAGCGGATGCGATTTTCATAGCGCCAGTTTTGCACGTCCCATCCGCCGTTCTGCAGCACCACTTCGCCGATGCGGCGTTGTTCGAGACGGAAACGGTGCGTCCAGTCGAGGCCGAGCACCTTGTGCGTGATCACGGCCTGCTCCCAGAGGCGATGCTCGGGAAACTCATGTGCGACGGGGATGTCGCCATACGGATGAGTTTCGACCCAGGCGTAGCCGGCGCTGACGGTCAGCGTCGGACTGATGGTGTAGTTGATGCCGGGGCGCAGGAGGAGCTGCTGCCAGTTCTCGCCGAAATCAGCGCGGCGGATCTGCGATTCGAGGTGCAGGCCCCACTTGCTGCCAAACAGCGGATGATCGCCGACATAGTTGAGCCAGAGATTGCTGTTGGATTCGGTGTGGTCGGCGGCAGATGCGCCGCCGACGAGGGCGAGAAGGATGAACAGGGCGCGTTTCATGGAAAAATTGACCCTGTATTACGCAACGATGACGGCTGATCAATGCGCGGCAGCTTCGAGCGAGCGTTTGTCGAGCGTCTTGAGAGCCTGCATCTGCTTGATGGTGCGTTCCATGCCTTCGTTGGAGCCGTCGAAGAACATGACGTTGCCTTTGCCGTGCTCGGAGATGTATTTCATGCCGTCGATCCACATGGTGAAGAGCATGAAGCCGGGAGGCACATCGCCGGCCTGCATGGTTTTTCCGGCGTTGGCGAGACCTTCAGCGACCTGCTCGCGGAAGCGGGCATTGCCGGCACCTTTGAGTTCGGAGGCTTCCTTCTCGGCCTCGGCTTTGACGCGGATGGCGCGGGCTTCGGCCTCGGCAGCGCGGGTTTTGATGAGGTATTGAGCCTGGGCTTCGTTCTCGGCGGCCAGCTTCATGTTGTTGCTGGAAACGACCTGCGACATGGAGCGCATGATGGCTTCATCGAAGGAGATGTCGTTGATCTGGAGGCCGAGGAGATGGTAGCCCCAACTGTTGAGCGATTCTTCGAGGTGATCGGTGACGGCGCCGATGATTTCAGCGCGCAGGACGAGGATCTCGGTCTGCTTTTTGTTGGCGACAAAGGCACGGATGGAGCTTTCGACACTGCGGACGAGGGTTTGCATGAAGCTCTTCTCGTCAATGAAGCGGAAGGCGATTTTCTTGATCGTTTCCTCGGACGAGTCTTGCGCGGCAAAGACGATGAGGGATTTGAAGTTCACATTGGCCTGGTCGAGCGAGATGGCCTCGAATTCGAGTTCAATGGACTGGTTCTGCACGGAGACTTTGCGGAACACGCCTTCAAACAGTGGTACTTTGAAATTGATTCCGGGCGACATGAGTCGCTGGTATTTGCCGAAGCGGGTGACGACTCCGACGGAGCCCTGTTTGATGATGGTGGCGCTCAGGAGAATGAGAACGACGAGGATGATGGCGGCGGGTATCATGGATTTTGGCGGTGGTGGTTTGTGGAAAGGGTTTGAGGGATGAGATCAGGCGGGAAACTCGGAGGAGTGGTGCTCAAGGATGAACCAGCCGTTGCGCTCCTTTTTGCAGACGAAGGAGTAGCGGGCGGGCACGCTGATGCGTTCCTTCTTGCGGTCGAAAGTGAAGATGTATTTGCCGGACTGGATGTAGATGTCCTTGTACTGGCGCACCTCACCGCTCTTGAACTCGACATGCACATTCTCCAGTTCAAAGAGGTGCTCGAAGTAGCCTTTGATCTTGTTGTGGCCCTCGCGCAACTCCTTGGCGAAGGTGCCCCAGAGCAGGCCCTGGTAGTCGTAGCAGCCAACGACGGCGGGCAGGCTGTGCTGGTTGACGCCAAAGGCCCAGTCGTTGATGAAATCGGTGAGCAGTTTCTTGTCCGCAGGATTGCGATTGATGCTGCTGTAGCGGAGTCCGCCGACGGCATGGTCCTTGTGGACGAGCAGGGTGTCTGTGCTGCGTGGATCGATCTGCTCGCT
Above is a genomic segment from Prosthecobacter sp. containing:
- a CDS encoding sensor histidine kinase, giving the protein MALTFFRITESNVLRVLALGFVLVMTLLGAAGLIAVRQSQRIRASVAQLARDQLLIARLVHDVQMEENAMTEVLHQLAQFQPKPPDHAALLRDLDESDKQLARLSSEARAAAGEALWRDLEASVKAFTHEAHRVLETGAAMPRENLESLFKHHDHVVDLVNKLVQASSDRLAAAEREIEQQSQELGDDAALLLGSSFVLAAICALLTVGFTRKSLHRIRWQSDELNRVSWHMLQTQEETARRFSHELHDELGQSLAAVRSNLTKGATRDFDSLRADCLHLVDESIANVRELSQLLRPVILDDFGLDAGLRWLTEKFGQRVRVGVEYESRLAQRLHSDTETHLFRIAQEALTNIARHSQATKVLITLEAEVAIVRLTIQDNGLGLSPDRQESPASLGLIGMQARARECGGTLDLQPVQPNGLRIVVEVPLRLAAPEA
- a CDS encoding SPFH domain-containing protein yields the protein MIPAAIILVVLILLSATIIKQGSVGVVTRFGKYQRLMSPGINFKVPLFEGVFRKVSVQNQSIELEFEAISLDQANVNFKSLIVFAAQDSSEETIKKIAFRFIDEKSFMQTLVRSVESSIRAFVANKKQTEILVLRAEIIGAVTDHLEESLNSWGYHLLGLQINDISFDEAIMRSMSQVVSSNNMKLAAENEAQAQYLIKTRAAEAEARAIRVKAEAEKEASELKGAGNARFREQVAEGLANAGKTMQAGDVPPGFMLFTMWIDGMKYISEHGKGNVMFFDGSNEGMERTIKQMQALKTLDKRSLEAAAH
- a CDS encoding DUF2490 domain-containing protein, encoding MKRALFILLALVGGASAADHTESNSNLWLNYVGDHPLFGSKWGLHLESQIRRADFGENWQQLLLRPGINYTISPTLTVSAGYAWVETHPYGDIPVAHEFPEHRLWEQAVITHKVLGLDWTHRFRLEQRRIGEVVLQNGGWDVQNWRYENRIRYMLRTTIPLSDDKKWYLALWDELFFNFGSNVSMNYLDQNRAFIGLGRQLSDTTKLEIGFMEQTVQRRGGIVWENNHTITVWLMSKRPFGKS
- a CDS encoding response regulator transcription factor, whose amino-acid sequence is MATKQTRILLADDHAVVRNGFRMILAAQWDMEVVGEASNGREAVEMASKLTPDVVVMDVTMPELNGIEAARQISKALPKTRILALSMQKDSVYVREMLRAGAKGYLLKDCDEKDLLDAVRAVAVGKGWLSPEVSDAVLDDYRKHVTNPIDLLSPREREVLQMIAESKTNKEIATALSLSVYTVEAHRGRIMEKLNLHSIGELVRFAVRNGLID
- a CDS encoding TonB-dependent receptor is translated as MPFRHPFPISLGILVLPFCLQAQTPEPPGQPTELKEIIIEGKAESLIGVATSASKGQTSAKELLERPFSRRGELLESIPGFIATQHSGDGKANQYFLRGTNLDHGTDFLMYVDGMPVNFRNHAHGQGYADVNFIIPELVGELEYWKGNYFAQHGDLSSTGAARFKLLDELPQGILTSTWGEYEFSRTLIADTIQAGTGKLTVALEHQFYNGPWALNSDATRWNGLLRWHWEDGTDRINITAMGYQGDWTSTDQIPQRAIDAGMIDRFGFIDPTNGGNSRRYSLAFDWTREEGRTTTRANAYVGYYDLDLFSNFTYFMDNAAPVGDQFEQQDQRWFIGGELARDWRFDALGHEQRFTLGVQLRGEWMNGLGLYNTMNRDRFNVVRKDDIFQATYGLYSELEFKPTGWLRIIPGVRADLIHFDVQHSTLPENTGTLSKGMVSPKLSVVFGPWADTEFYVNGGLGFHSNDARGVNIVTDPSTGGPADRVDPMVRTYGAEFGIRNESIPKMVNTLSFWLMRSDSELLYVGDAGNTEPGPASQRYGVELASYWRPTDWATVDLEATWTDAHLRTANPSSEEIPGSIPYTVNAGITLGGPEGFFGSLRGRYFGPRPLHETSDVQARESFQVNARVGYRRKNWEVAVDCLNLINRADNDIEYLYESQLPGELAPVTDRHIHPIEPRMFRVSVTWRF